A region from the Peromyscus leucopus breed LL Stock chromosome 9, UCI_PerLeu_2.1, whole genome shotgun sequence genome encodes:
- the Bap1 gene encoding ubiquitin carboxyl-terminal hydrolase BAP1 isoform X1 produces the protein MNKGWLELESDPGLFTLLVEDFGVKGVQVEEIYDLQSKCQGPVYGFIFLFKWIEERRSRRKVSTLADDTSVIDDDIVNNMFFAHQLIPNSCATHALLSVLLNCSSVDLGPTLSRMKDFTKGFSPESKGYAIGNAPELAKAHNSHARPEPRHLPEKQNGLSAVRTMEAFHFVSYVPITGRLFELDGLKVYPIDHGPWGEDEEWTDKARRVIMERIGLATAGEPYHDIRFNLMAVVPDRRIKYEARLHVLKVNRQTVLEALQQLIRVTQPELIQTHKSQESQLPEETKPASSKSPIGLEAGRAPAASECTHTDGAEEVAGSCPQVPTHSPPSKSKLVVKPPGSLNGVPPNPAPIVQRLPAFLDNHNYAKSPMQEEEDLAAGVGRSRVPVRPPQQYSDDEDDYEDEEEDVQNTSSAIRYKRKGTGKPGPLSSSSDGQLSVLQPNTINVLTEKLQESQKDLSIPLSIKTSSGAGSPAVAVPTHSQPSPTPSNESTDTASEIGSAFNSPLRSPIRSANPTRPSSPVTSHISKVLFGEDDSILRVDCMRYNRAVRDLGPIISTGLLHLAEDGVLSPLALTEGGKGSSPSTRSSQGNQGSSSLEEKELVEATDSRDKSGMSRSSEPLSGEKYSPKELLALLKCVEAEIANYEACLKEEVEKRKKFKIDDQRRTHNYDEFICTFISMLAQEGMLANLVEQNISVRRRQGVSIGRLHKQRKPDRRKRSRPYKAKRQ, from the exons ATGAATAAGGgctggctggagctggagagtgACCCTG GCCTCTTCACCCTCCTGGTGGAAGATTTCG GTGTCAAAGGGGTGCAAGTGGAGGAGATCTACGATCTTCAGAGTAAATGCCAGGG GCCTGTTTATGGATTTATCTTCCTGTTCAAATGGATCGAAGAACGCAGGTCCCGCCGAAAGGTTTCTACATTGGCGGATGATACGTCTGTGATTGATGATGATATTGTGAATAACATGTTCTTTGCCCACCAG CTGATTCCCAACTCTTGTGCCACTCATGCCTTGCTGAGCGTGCTTCTGAATTGCAGCAGTGTGGACCTGGGGCCCACCCTGAGTCGAATGAAGGACTTCACCAAAGGCTTCAGTCCAGAG aGCAAAGGATATGCAATTGGCAATGCTCCTGAGCTGGCCAAGGCACATAATAGCCATGCCAG GCCAGAACCACGTCACCTTCCTGAGAAGCAGAATGGTCTCAGTGCAGTGCGGACCATGGAGGCATTCCACTTTGTCAGCTATGTGCCTATCACAGGGCGGCTCTTTGAGTTGGATGGCTTGAAAGTCTACCCTATTGATCATG GGCCCTGGGGAGAGGATGAGGAGTGGACAGATAAAGCTCGACGGGTCATCATGGAACGAATCGGCCTTGCTACTGCAGG GGAACCATACCATGACATCCGCTTCAACCTGATGGCTGTGGTGCCTGACCGTAGGATCAAGTATGAGGCCAGGCTGCATGTGTTGAAGGTGAACAGACAAACAGTCCTGGAGGCCCTGCAGCAG CTGATTAGAGTAACGCAGCCGGAACTGATTCAGACCCACAAATCTCAAGAGTCACAACTGCCTGAGGAGaccaagccagcaagcagcaagTCCCCCATCGGGCTGGAGGCAGGCAGGGCCCCAGCGGCCTCTGAGTGCACTCACACAG ATGGTGCAGAGGAGGTGGCTGGTTCATGCCCACAAGTTCCCACCCACAGTCCTCCCAGCAAATCCAAGCTGGTGGTGAAACCTCCAGGGAGCCTCAATGGGGTTCCCCCAAACCCTGCTCCTATCGTCCAGCGGCTGCCAGCCTTTCTAGACAATCACAATTATGCCAAATCCCCTATGCAG GAGGAAGAAGATCTGGCGGCAGGTGTGGGCCGCAGCCGAGTTCCGGTCCGACCACCCCAACAGTACTCTGATGATGAGGATGActatgaggatgaggaggaggatgtgCAAAACACCAGCTCTGCCATCAG GTACAAGCGGAAGGGCACAGGGAAGCCAGGACCGCTGAGCAGTTCTTCAGATGGGCAGCTATCAGTGCTGCAGCCCAACACCATCAACGTCTTGACTGAGAAGCTCCAGGAGTCCCAGAAAGACCTGTCCATTCCTCTGTCCATCAAGACTAGCAGTGGGGCTGGCAGCCCAGCTGTGGCCGTGCCCACACACTCGCAGCCTTCACCCACCCCTAGCAATGAGAGCACAGACACAGCCTCTGAGATCGGCAGTGCTTTCAACTCACCCTTGCGCTCGCCCATCCGCTCGGCCAACCCAACCCGGCCCTCCAGCCCTGTCACCTCTCACATCTCCAAGGTGCTTTTTGGAGAAGATGACAGCATTCTGCGTGTTGACTGCATGCGCTACAACCGTGCTGTCCGTGACCTGGGTCCTATCATTAGCACAGGCCTGTTGCACCTTGCTGAAGATGGTGTACTGAGTCCCTTGGCACTCACAG AGGGTGGAAAGGGTTCTTCACCTTCTACCAGATCAAGCCAAGGTAACCAGGGGTCCAGCAGCCTAGAGGAGAAGGAGCTTGTGGAAGCCACAGATAGCAGAGACAAGTCTGGGATGAGCAGGTCCAGTGAGCCCTTGAGTGGAGAGAAGTATTCACCTAAG GAGCTGCTAGCACTACTAAAGTGTGTGGAAGCGGAGATTGCAAACTATGAGGCTTGTCtcaaggaggaggtggagaagaggaagaagttcaAG ATTGATGACCAGCGAAGGACCCACAACTATGATGAATTTATCTGTACCTTTATATCCATGCTGGCTCAGGAAG GTATGCTGGCCAACCTAGTGGAACAGAACATTTCGGTGCGGCGCCGCCAAGGGGTCAGCATTGGTCGGCTTCACAAGCAGCGGAAGCCTGACCGGCGGAAACGCTCTCGCCCCTACAAGGCCAAACGCCAGTGA
- the Bap1 gene encoding ubiquitin carboxyl-terminal hydrolase BAP1 isoform X2 has product MPGLIPNSCATHALLSVLLNCSSVDLGPTLSRMKDFTKGFSPESKGYAIGNAPELAKAHNSHARPEPRHLPEKQNGLSAVRTMEAFHFVSYVPITGRLFELDGLKVYPIDHGPWGEDEEWTDKARRVIMERIGLATAGEPYHDIRFNLMAVVPDRRIKYEARLHVLKVNRQTVLEALQQLIRVTQPELIQTHKSQESQLPEETKPASSKSPIGLEAGRAPAASECTHTDGAEEVAGSCPQVPTHSPPSKSKLVVKPPGSLNGVPPNPAPIVQRLPAFLDNHNYAKSPMQEEEDLAAGVGRSRVPVRPPQQYSDDEDDYEDEEEDVQNTSSAIRYKRKGTGKPGPLSSSSDGQLSVLQPNTINVLTEKLQESQKDLSIPLSIKTSSGAGSPAVAVPTHSQPSPTPSNESTDTASEIGSAFNSPLRSPIRSANPTRPSSPVTSHISKVLFGEDDSILRVDCMRYNRAVRDLGPIISTGLLHLAEDGVLSPLALTEGGKGSSPSTRSSQGNQGSSSLEEKELVEATDSRDKSGMSRSSEPLSGEKYSPKELLALLKCVEAEIANYEACLKEEVEKRKKFKIDDQRRTHNYDEFICTFISMLAQEGMLANLVEQNISVRRRQGVSIGRLHKQRKPDRRKRSRPYKAKRQ; this is encoded by the exons ATGCCAGGG CTGATTCCCAACTCTTGTGCCACTCATGCCTTGCTGAGCGTGCTTCTGAATTGCAGCAGTGTGGACCTGGGGCCCACCCTGAGTCGAATGAAGGACTTCACCAAAGGCTTCAGTCCAGAG aGCAAAGGATATGCAATTGGCAATGCTCCTGAGCTGGCCAAGGCACATAATAGCCATGCCAG GCCAGAACCACGTCACCTTCCTGAGAAGCAGAATGGTCTCAGTGCAGTGCGGACCATGGAGGCATTCCACTTTGTCAGCTATGTGCCTATCACAGGGCGGCTCTTTGAGTTGGATGGCTTGAAAGTCTACCCTATTGATCATG GGCCCTGGGGAGAGGATGAGGAGTGGACAGATAAAGCTCGACGGGTCATCATGGAACGAATCGGCCTTGCTACTGCAGG GGAACCATACCATGACATCCGCTTCAACCTGATGGCTGTGGTGCCTGACCGTAGGATCAAGTATGAGGCCAGGCTGCATGTGTTGAAGGTGAACAGACAAACAGTCCTGGAGGCCCTGCAGCAG CTGATTAGAGTAACGCAGCCGGAACTGATTCAGACCCACAAATCTCAAGAGTCACAACTGCCTGAGGAGaccaagccagcaagcagcaagTCCCCCATCGGGCTGGAGGCAGGCAGGGCCCCAGCGGCCTCTGAGTGCACTCACACAG ATGGTGCAGAGGAGGTGGCTGGTTCATGCCCACAAGTTCCCACCCACAGTCCTCCCAGCAAATCCAAGCTGGTGGTGAAACCTCCAGGGAGCCTCAATGGGGTTCCCCCAAACCCTGCTCCTATCGTCCAGCGGCTGCCAGCCTTTCTAGACAATCACAATTATGCCAAATCCCCTATGCAG GAGGAAGAAGATCTGGCGGCAGGTGTGGGCCGCAGCCGAGTTCCGGTCCGACCACCCCAACAGTACTCTGATGATGAGGATGActatgaggatgaggaggaggatgtgCAAAACACCAGCTCTGCCATCAG GTACAAGCGGAAGGGCACAGGGAAGCCAGGACCGCTGAGCAGTTCTTCAGATGGGCAGCTATCAGTGCTGCAGCCCAACACCATCAACGTCTTGACTGAGAAGCTCCAGGAGTCCCAGAAAGACCTGTCCATTCCTCTGTCCATCAAGACTAGCAGTGGGGCTGGCAGCCCAGCTGTGGCCGTGCCCACACACTCGCAGCCTTCACCCACCCCTAGCAATGAGAGCACAGACACAGCCTCTGAGATCGGCAGTGCTTTCAACTCACCCTTGCGCTCGCCCATCCGCTCGGCCAACCCAACCCGGCCCTCCAGCCCTGTCACCTCTCACATCTCCAAGGTGCTTTTTGGAGAAGATGACAGCATTCTGCGTGTTGACTGCATGCGCTACAACCGTGCTGTCCGTGACCTGGGTCCTATCATTAGCACAGGCCTGTTGCACCTTGCTGAAGATGGTGTACTGAGTCCCTTGGCACTCACAG AGGGTGGAAAGGGTTCTTCACCTTCTACCAGATCAAGCCAAGGTAACCAGGGGTCCAGCAGCCTAGAGGAGAAGGAGCTTGTGGAAGCCACAGATAGCAGAGACAAGTCTGGGATGAGCAGGTCCAGTGAGCCCTTGAGTGGAGAGAAGTATTCACCTAAG GAGCTGCTAGCACTACTAAAGTGTGTGGAAGCGGAGATTGCAAACTATGAGGCTTGTCtcaaggaggaggtggagaagaggaagaagttcaAG ATTGATGACCAGCGAAGGACCCACAACTATGATGAATTTATCTGTACCTTTATATCCATGCTGGCTCAGGAAG GTATGCTGGCCAACCTAGTGGAACAGAACATTTCGGTGCGGCGCCGCCAAGGGGTCAGCATTGGTCGGCTTCACAAGCAGCGGAAGCCTGACCGGCGGAAACGCTCTCGCCCCTACAAGGCCAAACGCCAGTGA